In Euphorbia lathyris chromosome 2, ddEupLath1.1, whole genome shotgun sequence, the sequence ACTCTTTACATTAAATAAGaccaattttacttttaaagtttaagagtttaactaaatttttcagTTATTATTAACAGTCTACATAGTCATGAATATCACAATCTTTATTCCATATATGCGTCATGTTATCACTTACAAGGCACAAGTATATACGCAAAAGAAATTAGAAAGGTTAATCTCCACCAAATAAAAAACAAGCGTATACATaagatattttttaaaactttttcttttttcatatataCGCATGTTTATTgggtggcggccagcgtaaaacttagtcacatcttatgacatgaaccataatataaatacgcATGTTTATTGGATAATCTAACCTGTGCCATGAGGCACGTGTTTATCTTTAATGCATTAATTACCTTTTTGACGGTTCTTTTTAGCTGtaaatatagggtaaattatacctatggtcactgaactttatccattttcacatatgaccactcaacttcatttcttcccggtatgaccattgaattttacactttttaatactgGTGGCCACTTAACGCCTTAAAACGACCATTgaaagctaaaaataaaaaatccaaagccttAATgttattctaaggaactttaattcttgaaaattttcgttttgaggttatttaggcgttgtttagttaggagagagaaagtgaattttaattatttaggttTTTTGGCGGTAAGTAattaaattttctctctctaaaaattcactttctcttttgagtcctcattctaaataaaaaacttcaattgaggccttatcgaaaatcattcggttgaacaattTTATACCTTCTTTCTCAAACCCACTTTGCTTAGTTTAgggacttaattgatgattttgatagtttaagatcctaattgattttgaaacttTAATTTAAGAACCCAAATAAACGTAGTACCTTTTATTTTgggcaaagtacgaaaaaaatgcttgtggtttaccttatttgcaaatagaggtccgtggtttaaaagtttgcaaatagaggtatgtggtatgcttttttttacaaaacaaggtatttaaaattaaattttaagtaATCGATGATAATAAgagcattttttaattttttttcaattacatttatatattaacaaaacacagatcccaaaatcaaattgcaaccgtgtaaaatgaacttaaatatcaatttaattcataaactgtcagattagtaaaaaaacgtaaaattccaccatactatttattgtttcgatGTAGAAAGTTGTTTTTTTCGGAGGTTATGTTTTGTTGATATGTAAGTATAATTTTTgttaagataaaaatgtctttgtttgtaattagaacttaaatgtataattgtaatactttgttttgtaaataaaacataccataGATCTTTATTTGtgaatttttaaaccacatacctCTGTTTGTAAATTGGGCAAACCACAAGTATTTTTTGCGTACTTTtcccttttatttttatgtgaaaatattaattattgtaTATAATTACTTAGAAAAACTAAACAtcttttgaattaaaaaaaatattaattataccTTATCCTATGCCATAAGGCATAGGTTAGCCAGACCGTTTCTTTATTACTGATAAGTAATAGCATGACGTAGAAGTGAAGTTGAAATAACGACattcaaaattatataaaaatataattataattagggtTGAATTTGTCCAACTTGCAAGCATCACAGGGTTTAATTGTATAAGCTTTATAATGAGAGTTATATTATATGTTATTGAATAGAAAAATGTTCAGTataaaattagagatttttatgttttgttttcaCATTGATGGACCTTAAAAAAGGGAAGGATAAAATTGAGGTACCATAGATACAGTTTACCCAAAAATTGACCATCCAGCATTGCAGATCTGCAGTTGATTATTGTCCGACCAGAGCAAGACCACGGGGATTTAGGTGGCAATAACTAAGGGCAATCACGTCTTTTCCGGTCCATCTTCCTCAAAGCGCCGATGGcagttaattttaattttttttctttattcgtTTTGGCTCTGAAAGCGAAACTATTCGTCTCACTGAAGTCTTTCAACTACTACCGATCTCCCCACCATAATAATAAAAAGCGTCTCAATCAAAACAAGTCATTTTAACTTGTTTTTAACTCCATTTTCCAATTCCCTCTCTCTGGAATCGCTTCTACTTCACTCCCTCTCTCTGATTATCtataattttctctctttttccgTTAGGCTTAGCTCTCCTACCATAACCTAACCTTAAATCTAACCATTTATATAATAGTTATTCATTCATTATCATCTTAATCAGTGAGCATTTTTTTAGTATTGATCCTCTAGGTCTTTTGCATATATCAATGTTAATCATTATTTATATTGAATTTCATTATTGACGTTTTTGAGAGCTGAGACTGTTATGGAAATGGAGCAAACTAGGCTGGATAATCCGGCTATGACTTACGATGAGGTTTCAATGGAACGCAGCAAAAGTTTCGTCAAAGCTTTGCAGGTATTTttctgtttattttatttttatatagaaaTATGCCTCCAGATCTGCTGCTCATTTGTTCTTTAGTTGATCTGTTTTTCTCCTATTGATGTGTCATATTGATTTCTTATTTTGTGTAACTGTTGAAATTTTCATGAGTTATTCAATGGCCGAAAGTGAGGGAGAATGTAGCTCTGCTAAGTCAACTGGATCTTTTTTGTCGCTTAATGCACTtttatgtttttcttctttcttctatttgttttatatttgGATCAATTTCTATATGTGAGAGTCAATCTTGTTGAAGGGACGCGTGAATTTTAATTTGAAAGTAACGGCGTTGTTTCTACAGGAGCTCAAGAATTTGAGGCCTCAACTCTATTCTGCTGCTGATTATTGTGAGAAGTCTTACCTTCATAGCGAGCAGAAACAGATGTAAGGCCTTGCTCTCACTTCTTCTAATGCTTTTACTTGATGcttatatttgaataatttagcGCCATCTTCATGCTATGAAAGTGCAGTTCCTTCCTCCATGCTATGCAGAAGTATGAAAGCCTTGTGCCACAGTATATTTAGTATATTAACTAAAGACTATAAAATTTGAGTAGGTTGTATAttaggaattcaaattttttttgaaaacgaCAAATGTTCAAATAAGACGATTTTTGTTGTCAAGCATAAGCAATTAGGGTGGAAATAAATCAGTTACtctgttttaaaataaaaaaaaaaactatatattgaGATTCCTGTGATTATCCATTCAGGATACCTTTTACTGGTGTTTACTGTGGATTTCAGTAATGCATGTCATAGGTTTCTTCATGAATTATCTATACTTGTTTGTGTGTCTGTATAAAGGTGTATTATGCCTGAGGCATGGCAATCATACTTTGTTGTATGAGCTGAAATGTGTAGATGTGAACTACATGCCCTTGTTCTTTGCTCTAAGCTTTTTCTTGTGATGAAATAGGGTACTGGATAATCTGAAAGATTATGCTGTAAGAGCACTTGTAAATGCTGTTGATCATCTTGGTACTGTGGCATACAAGTTAACTGACCTTATTGAGCAACAAACATTAGATGTGTCAACCATGGAGCTAAAGGTTTCTTGTCTAAATCAGGTAAATGTTCATGTTTGCCTGAATTTCTCAGTAAAGAAAAAGGTTATGAAACGGATGGATAACAACTCGTTTAATTTGTTAACATCAGCAACTTCTTACTTGCCACACATATACGGATAAGGAAGGTCTTAGGCAGCAGCAGTTGCTGGCATTTATCCCGAGACATCACAAACATTACATTTTACCCAGTAAGACTTGGCTACATTAAGTGTTGTGCGGGAGAATTGATTTATCTGGGGatataattaattttctcactccatttttttccttttctcctCTGTTATGCTAGATTCTGTCAACAAGAAGGTACATTTTAACCCCCGTGTTCAGACTGATGTAAGACAAAACCCATTTCAAGCTAGATCACGTCTCCAGCCTTCAGGTATAGGTTTTCCAGTGGTGCTTTTGACTTTCAtgggttttatttatttgttttagtATTAAATTTTCACATCTGTATTTTGTTGGTAAGGATGTTTCAAGTTGATTGTAGTTTGTTCCTCCAGGTTCTGCAGCAGCAAAAACGCTTTCCTGGCACTTAGCATCTGAGACAAAATCCACATTGAAAGGGACATCGACGAGGTTAGATTTTAAAACTGTTGATTTTCCAACAAGGGTAAATGAGATGTTTCCTATTGAAGCATATACTTTCTACTACTGTTCTCAATGACCATAACATCTTTTCTAGATTTGAAAGTATTTGGTTTATCCTTGTCATGCAGTACTGAAGATGCAAAAACTTCTGGAAAATCTGCTGCTGTTTTTCAACTATTGGGTATGtaacaaacgaccaaaatctTGTGATATTTAATTAGTATACAAATAAGTGGTACGCAATGGAATGAACAGAGAAATAATAACACCGGTCTTTATATGTTGGACCCTTATGCTAGCAGATAAAGAAGAGAATACGCAGATGAGAACAGCAGGCGCTCTAACTACGCTATCAAGTGGAGGTCCTGCATCTAGTGGAGTAATGCAAACACTTGGAATCACACGCAGGGTAATCTTAAAATCAGAAAGAACACCAACATGCCCAACTTTCTTTTGAATATATGgttgattaattaaaaaaagtaaagaaatataaaaaaaatacgaaaaaaataAGCAAACTAATGTGTGAGAGTTTTCTCGGTTCTTTTATGTGCTtgatattttcatgtttttctttgttttgggTGATTCATTTTAGTACAGCTTTCTCAGATCATGTTCCATTGCATTTATAATATGATATCAGCTATCAATAATCAAACTATGTTAAAGGGGCTGATTAAGTATTGTTAATAGCAGAAGCCATTTGTCTTATATTTAATACGTGTCTtaataaaatgttttatttGTTGTATGCTACGTTGCATGGAAACCTTGATATTGAAAAATTCCATGTTTCGGGTTCCGAAACTGCACATTTCTGTAATTTAAGAAAATTGGAAATTCGTTCCTTAGAGTAAGGAAACATATTCCTTAAAGTACAATGTGGTTTTAGATGGAGATGCACATTATCCAATCTTCTAAGTAGTTCTTCATGTGCCAATCACATTACATTGGATCCATAATTTGTTATATGTCATCTCCTTCAAGCTTTCAAAATGAAAagacttctctttttcttccttattaTATACTACTTGTATgcaatttttcttattttatatataataaaaaaagcacaaaaaaataaaataataatcatgtGGTTTCACGTATTTGCAAGTAGAGTAATATGGTTCTTTTGTTACAAAAAGGACCCTGTGTTTTACACTATTAGCAAGCTAAAAAATTCAATTGACGCTGCTAGTCATTGCTAATGTGGCATGTTGTTGAATTGTTAACTTTCGCTGACGTGATATCTTGAATTGTTGACTTGACGATGTGTTAAAAGGTGACAGTCAaattcccttttttttttcattggttTAAACCTGTGTTTCTTAtgtacttttccctataaaaatttacaaaatttaaaatttataaatataatcgtatatttttattatttacacgtttccaattctttgtggttttttttttataaatatggtTTCTCTGCTTTGGTCTCATTTTACCTTTCTCCGCTATGAGTTGTGTGTAATTGTAATGTAACCAGAAAATTAATCTGTCCGCGGGTCATAACAAGTATCCAGGAGTTCATGTTTTCGCTGTCAAATGTATTTGATTGTTCTGATTTCTTTGCCTTTTGATCTGCCCTGTGCTGAGTTGAGCTAGTAGCTTTGATAGTTGGGGTAAGTCTTAACCCAGATGACAGGAGTTGCCTGGAAAACAATAGCACACGTCTTCACCTGCAATATAGCTTGATAGTTGGGGTAAATCTTAACCCAGATTGACAG encodes:
- the LOC136217137 gene encoding protein ABIL1 isoform X1; the encoded protein is MEMEQTRLDNPAMTYDEVSMERSKSFVKALQELKNLRPQLYSAADYCEKSYLHSEQKQMVLDNLKDYAVRALVNAVDHLGTVAYKLTDLIEQQTLDVSTMELKVSCLNQQLLTCHTYTDKEGLRQQQLLAFIPRHHKHYILPNSVNKKVHFNPRVQTDVRQNPFQARSRLQPSGSAAAKTLSWHLASETKSTLKGTSTSTEDAKTSGKSAAVFQLLADKEENTQMRTAGALTTLSSGGPASSGVMQTLGITRRQELSEGSKPLTAFRSFENPRREIIRTPARSKSMLSGFFVKQKTPKPKAGPIS
- the LOC136217137 gene encoding protein ABIL1 isoform X3, with the protein product MEMEQTRLDNPAMTYDEVSMERSKSFVKALQELKNLRPQLYSAADYCEKSYLHSEQKQMVLDNLKDYAVRALVNAVDHLGTVAYKLTDLIEQQTLDVSTMELKVSCLNQQLLTCHTYTDKEGLRQQQLLAFIPRHHKHYILPNSVNKKVHFNPRVQTDVRQNPFQARSRLQPSGSAAAKTLSWHLASETKSTLKGTSTSTEDAKTSGKSAAVFQLLADKEENTQMRTAGALTTLSSGGPASSGVMQTLGITRRELSEGSKPLTAFRSFENPRREIIRTPARSKSMLSGFFVKQKTPKPKAGPIS
- the LOC136217137 gene encoding protein ABIL1 isoform X4, giving the protein MEMEQTRLDNPAMTYDEVSMERSKSFVKALQELKNLRPQLYSAADYCEKSYLHSEQKQMVLDNLKDYAVRALVNAVDHLGTVAYKLTDLIEQQTLDVSTMELKVSCLNQQLLTCHTYTDKEGLRQQQLLAFIPRHHKHYILPNSVNKKVHFNPRVQTDVRQNPFQARSRLQPSGSAAAKTLSWHLASETKSTLKGTSTSTEDAKTSGKSAAVFQLLDKEENTQMRTAGALTTLSSGGPASSGVMQTLGITRRELSEGSKPLTAFRSFENPRREIIRTPARSKSMLSGFFVKQKTPKPKAGPIS
- the LOC136217137 gene encoding protein ABIL1 isoform X2 encodes the protein MEMEQTRLDNPAMTYDEVSMERSKSFVKALQELKNLRPQLYSAADYCEKSYLHSEQKQMVLDNLKDYAVRALVNAVDHLGTVAYKLTDLIEQQTLDVSTMELKVSCLNQQLLTCHTYTDKEGLRQQQLLAFIPRHHKHYILPNSVNKKVHFNPRVQTDVRQNPFQARSRLQPSGSAAAKTLSWHLASETKSTLKGTSTSTEDAKTSGKSAAVFQLLDKEENTQMRTAGALTTLSSGGPASSGVMQTLGITRRQELSEGSKPLTAFRSFENPRREIIRTPARSKSMLSGFFVKQKTPKPKAGPIS